The following are encoded in a window of Thermococcus sp. M39 genomic DNA:
- a CDS encoding DUF835 domain-containing protein, producing the protein MYELNSFFIALFGALVTYGILVFLEEEKESITLKQMRKATILPPLFVVYIVLLRGYGGVNDWTFIVGGSWFIAAIFLIFAGIFMRNLASIYEKSAKYLYYGFVLFGLHLLPFPFFALKEWYAPIGLTASTVLIILLTTTMIRLVSSPRFTKLYAIAKDAKEKKIDLKPGVLIIDQKEYTELKEKLKEMPALAFLRDISDVPEEWEYFFVTTALKDGVQNAVSPTDLAKITELAYRYLKTAADTNTTGIIIIDCLEYLLVYNDLSTVMKFLTKIRDFVLVNKGTLILVAEKAALGDKNWALLTKLLS; encoded by the coding sequence ATGTACGAGCTGAATTCGTTCTTTATTGCTCTTTTTGGAGCATTAGTTACTTATGGAATACTAGTTTTCCTTGAGGAAGAGAAAGAATCTATAACCCTCAAACAAATGAGGAAAGCCACGATACTTCCGCCTTTGTTTGTTGTTTATATTGTACTTTTAAGGGGGTATGGGGGAGTTAATGATTGGACATTCATTGTTGGAGGCTCGTGGTTTATTGCAGCTATATTTTTGATCTTTGCGGGAATTTTCATGAGGAACCTAGCCAGTATCTACGAAAAGAGTGCCAAATACCTCTATTATGGATTTGTTCTCTTTGGACTTCACCTATTGCCTTTCCCATTCTTTGCACTTAAAGAATGGTACGCACCAATTGGACTTACAGCTTCGACTGTCCTAATCATTTTGCTGACAACCACCATGATACGATTAGTTTCATCTCCCCGCTTTACCAAACTATATGCAATAGCAAAAGACGCAAAAGAAAAGAAAATAGACCTCAAACCTGGAGTCTTGATCATAGACCAGAAAGAGTATACAGAACTGAAAGAGAAACTGAAAGAGATGCCTGCATTGGCATTTCTAAGAGACATCTCAGATGTCCCAGAAGAGTGGGAGTACTTCTTCGTTACTACTGCCCTCAAAGATGGGGTACAAAATGCAGTATCCCCAACAGACTTAGCAAAAATAACAGAACTTGCCTATAGATATCTAAAAACTGCTGCCGATACCAATACCACTGGAATCATAATTATTGACTGTCTTGAGTATCTGCTTGTCTACAACGACTTATCAACAGTTATGAAATTCCTTACCAAGATAAGAGACTTTGTTTTAGTCAACAAAGGCACCTTAATCTTGGTTGCCGAGAAAGCAGCTCTTGGCGATAAGAACTGGGCGTTGCTAACCAAGTTACTGAGCTAA
- a CDS encoding AMP-binding protein produces MSELVVGKTSLKDFEDLRYTAKKAVETTNFWKEKFSRIDIENLTPETLVSKLDSLYITPKDLYNTEKVWPSYIKNCDIFYTIVRTSGTTGQPKRIPYTLDDKKRVARQFIPWVNKYLEKGDKIASFFPPLPSASGIMGYGGLEELGVKAVYYQVPIQFIRMPDILISELRHIRPTVLFSLTTTAFLLGLKLPDDIKEDLRVILVGGETLTEELAKATLENFPNAIIIDTFGTSEDGAVGYRVITKTKTTKFSFPESIITLKSIEDEEYKEYHKVYITKVMKEGELTGLPLFNYDIGDLARVEDGEIRSIIRVKDAISLAGATLYLDQIISIVHRYPFLVDFVILYYPLSPSNPKPKAIIRVGYIGEKPAGIEDEIRSLIYEGNNPVRYEVEESKQAELIIEAVPAEKVREGLPQKPGKTKRIFIVGKDI; encoded by the coding sequence ATGTCAGAGTTAGTAGTTGGCAAAACTTCCCTAAAGGACTTTGAAGACCTCCGATATACTGCAAAGAAAGCCGTGGAAACAACAAATTTCTGGAAAGAGAAATTTTCTAGGATTGATATTGAAAATTTAACACCAGAGACCTTGGTTTCAAAGCTAGACAGCTTGTATATAACTCCAAAAGATTTGTACAATACAGAAAAAGTATGGCCAAGCTACATAAAGAACTGCGACATATTCTACACAATTGTTAGAACAAGCGGAACGACAGGCCAGCCAAAAAGAATCCCTTATACTCTTGATGACAAAAAGAGGGTCGCGAGGCAATTTATCCCATGGGTTAATAAGTATTTGGAAAAAGGAGATAAAATAGCTTCATTCTTCCCTCCATTGCCTTCAGCTTCGGGAATTATGGGATATGGTGGGCTTGAAGAGCTGGGAGTTAAAGCGGTTTACTATCAGGTACCAATCCAGTTTATAAGGATGCCCGATATTTTAATTAGCGAGTTGAGACATATTCGACCTACTGTACTCTTTTCTCTAACGACAACTGCGTTCTTACTTGGGCTAAAACTTCCCGATGATATCAAGGAAGATTTAAGAGTAATACTAGTGGGCGGTGAGACACTAACTGAAGAGCTGGCAAAGGCGACACTCGAAAACTTCCCCAATGCAATAATAATAGATACCTTTGGAACTTCTGAAGATGGTGCTGTGGGTTATAGAGTAATAACAAAAACCAAAACCACAAAATTCTCCTTCCCTGAGTCAATAATAACGCTAAAGAGCATAGAGGATGAGGAGTATAAAGAATATCACAAAGTGTACATAACAAAAGTAATGAAAGAGGGTGAGCTTACTGGACTGCCACTGTTTAATTATGATATAGGGGACTTAGCAAGGGTGGAAGATGGAGAAATAAGGAGCATTATCAGAGTTAAGGATGCAATAAGCCTAGCTGGAGCTACATTATATCTGGATCAAATCATAAGCATTGTCCACAGATATCCATTCTTGGTTGACTTTGTAATCCTCTACTACCCGCTCTCACCCAGTAATCCAAAGCCAAAGGCAATCATAAGGGTTGGATATATAGGAGAGAAGCCCGCAGGGATTGAAGACGAGATTAGGAGCTTAATCTATGAGGGCAACAATCCAGTAAGATATGAAGTTGAGGAGTCCAAGCAAGCAGAACTTATAATTGAAGCAGTGCCAGCAGAAAAAGTTAGAGAAGGGCTTCCACAAAAGCCTGGAAAAACTAAGAGAATTTTCATAGTTGGAAAGGACATTTGA
- a CDS encoding HD domain-containing protein, with amino-acid sequence MDGKIIHDPIHGSMKIRGVILDLVKTPEFQRLRSIRQLGLAYLVYPGANHSRFEHSLGAYNIASRLAQEVELSEDEKTLLEMGALLHDIGHGPFSHTFEQIYKHYVKEYDHMRLGQNIILGKIDIIDGEIDSREFIPEIIESYGYSPKEVADLILGKYEKRYLGQMLHGDVDVDQIDYLMRDAHYTGVAHGIIDIERLLKVLKIYDGQLVVDEKGIEAVEGMMVARALMYSRVYFHHTVKIAEGMLTRALEFALEEGHLWDFWKMTDCRVFVELEDLEGYPSEIVKRIKYRDIYKAAVLASADELSAEEKKELLSAYRNVKRRQEIERNLADAVGAKEGEVILEFSIADLMLSEPRLKATEINVLLHTGELQPLTKVTPLANALKRRQTPRWAVLIASPVKYVDKVKEVWKKVIFS; translated from the coding sequence GTGGATGGAAAAATTATACATGATCCCATTCATGGGAGCATGAAGATTAGAGGAGTCATTCTGGATTTAGTGAAGACTCCGGAGTTTCAAAGACTTAGGAGCATAAGGCAGCTTGGATTGGCATATCTTGTGTATCCGGGAGCAAATCACTCACGTTTTGAACATTCTCTTGGAGCTTACAATATAGCGAGCAGACTAGCTCAAGAGGTTGAGCTTAGCGAGGATGAGAAAACTTTACTCGAAATGGGAGCTTTGCTTCATGATATAGGACACGGACCGTTTTCCCACACATTTGAGCAGATTTACAAGCACTACGTCAAAGAATATGATCATATGCGCCTCGGTCAGAACATAATCCTCGGAAAAATAGATATCATTGATGGAGAAATAGACAGCAGGGAGTTTATTCCAGAAATAATTGAGAGTTATGGTTATTCACCAAAAGAAGTTGCTGACTTGATTTTAGGCAAATACGAGAAGCGCTATTTAGGTCAAATGCTCCATGGAGATGTTGATGTTGACCAGATTGACTATCTCATGAGAGATGCTCACTATACTGGTGTTGCTCATGGGATAATTGACATTGAGAGGCTTTTAAAAGTTCTAAAAATCTATGATGGGCAGCTCGTGGTGGATGAAAAAGGAATTGAGGCAGTAGAGGGAATGATGGTTGCCAGGGCTTTGATGTATTCGAGAGTTTACTTCCACCATACAGTTAAAATTGCCGAAGGAATGCTGACGAGAGCTTTAGAGTTTGCTCTCGAAGAAGGCCATCTTTGGGACTTCTGGAAAATGACTGACTGCAGAGTTTTTGTGGAGCTTGAAGACCTTGAAGGCTATCCAAGCGAGATCGTGAAGCGCATTAAGTACAGGGACATATACAAAGCAGCTGTATTAGCAAGTGCAGATGAGCTCTCTGCGGAGGAGAAGAAAGAATTGCTGAGTGCATACAGAAACGTCAAGAGGAGACAAGAAATCGAAAGAAACCTAGCTGATGCTGTTGGAGCTAAGGAAGGGGAAGTAATTCTTGAATTCTCAATTGCAGACCTAATGCTCAGCGAACCTAGATTGAAAGCCACGGAAATCAATGTATTGCTCCACACTGGAGAACTGCAACCCCTTACAAAAGTAACTCCCCTGGCAAACGCATTGAAGAGAAGACAAACTCCAAGATGGGCTGTGCTTATTGCTTCACCGGTAAAATATGTGGATAAAGTTAAGGAAGTTTGGAAAAAAGTAATTTTCAGCTGA
- a CDS encoding transcriptional regulator → MGKERLIRVVESILRGTGFRTARMEFKGACFDLVASRLFLLLFIKVLQNIDTLTKEQAEDLKRLAKFFQASPLIVGLKTKNDELEEGVVYERFGIYALNPQTLYDVIVENELPAIFAERGGFYVKINGEYLRYLREKYGYSIGELAELLGVSRKSLQNYERGEQAVSLDVALRLEEIFNEPLAKPIDILHAKVEANLDVKPENELEREIFERLKALGMGVVKIKKAPFNAISKEDEFKILTGIDQKKTKTTVKRAQMVNEVSKIIQSDGVFILEKTKMEVVGEVPLIPKETLREIKDADELIEMIEELKKEIKKRVFS, encoded by the coding sequence ATGGGGAAAGAGAGACTGATTAGAGTTGTTGAAAGCATCTTGCGAGGCACGGGATTTAGGACAGCGAGAATGGAATTTAAAGGTGCATGCTTCGACTTAGTGGCGAGTAGGTTATTCCTATTGCTCTTCATCAAAGTTTTACAGAACATTGACACGCTCACAAAGGAACAAGCTGAAGATTTAAAGCGTTTAGCTAAGTTTTTCCAAGCTTCACCGCTGATAGTTGGGCTTAAGACTAAAAACGATGAGCTCGAGGAAGGAGTAGTTTACGAGCGCTTTGGAATCTATGCATTAAACCCACAAACCCTCTACGATGTGATAGTTGAAAATGAACTACCAGCAATTTTCGCCGAGAGAGGGGGCTTTTATGTCAAAATAAACGGCGAATATCTTCGATATTTAAGAGAAAAGTATGGCTACAGCATTGGTGAGCTTGCTGAGCTGCTAGGGGTTTCAAGAAAAAGCCTGCAAAATTATGAAAGAGGAGAACAAGCCGTCAGCTTAGATGTTGCTCTCAGATTAGAAGAGATATTCAACGAGCCTCTGGCTAAGCCTATTGATATTCTGCACGCAAAAGTTGAGGCTAATCTCGATGTAAAGCCAGAGAACGAGCTTGAACGGGAAATTTTCGAGCGCTTGAAGGCTCTTGGAATGGGGGTTGTTAAAATTAAAAAGGCTCCATTCAATGCAATTTCAAAAGAGGATGAGTTTAAGATTTTAACAGGGATAGATCAAAAGAAAACCAAGACCACTGTAAAGAGAGCGCAGATGGTAAATGAAGTTAGCAAAATAATACAGAGCGATGGAGTGTTCATCTTAGAGAAAACAAAGATGGAAGTTGTTGGAGAAGTCCCTCTAATCCCAAAAGAGACCTTAAGAGAAATTAAAGATGCCGATGAGCTAATTGAGATGATTGAAGAACTGAAGAAAGAGATAAAGAAGAGAGTCTTCAGCTGA
- a CDS encoding GNAT family N-acetyltransferase codes for MQRPIILTGKRVSLGVLLREDIPKVWLWYNDREVRRYLSSPDAVFYFEDEMEWYERVRREKERHRIFAVIENKSDSLVGLIGVHKIDHKNGHAEIGYFLSKEYWGKGYATEAVKLILEYCFKWLNLRKVYARVYEYNVASQKVLEKNGFKLVGRLRKHVHIPEEGFADVLFYELFKNEWESF; via the coding sequence ATGCAGAGACCTATAATCTTAACCGGGAAAAGGGTTTCTCTTGGTGTTCTTTTGAGGGAAGACATCCCAAAGGTTTGGCTGTGGTACAACGACAGAGAGGTTCGGAGGTATTTATCTTCACCAGACGCTGTGTTCTATTTTGAGGATGAAATGGAGTGGTACGAGAGGGTTCGGAGAGAGAAGGAGAGGCACAGGATTTTTGCTGTCATTGAAAATAAGAGCGACTCTCTCGTTGGGCTGATTGGGGTCCATAAGATTGATCACAAGAATGGGCATGCGGAGATAGGATACTTTTTGAGCAAGGAATATTGGGGAAAGGGATATGCAACGGAGGCTGTGAAATTAATCTTGGAATACTGCTTCAAATGGCTTAATTTAAGGAAAGTTTATGCAAGAGTTTATGAATACAATGTCGCTTCACAAAAAGTTCTCGAAAAGAACGGCTTTAAGCTTGTGGGAAGGCTAAGAAAGCACGTTCACATTCCAGAGGAAGGCTTTGCGGATGTTTTATTTTACGAGCTGTTTAAGAATGAATGGGAAAGCTTTTAA
- the tiaS gene encoding tRNA(Ile2) 2-agmatinylcytidine synthetase TiaS, which translates to MMLHIGIDDTDSPNGMCTTYLGALLYREISRLAEPLDLPKLIRLNPNVPYKTRGNGAVAMSFEANEEDVPKIKRLVLEMVEKLADLTHENTNPGVVFLEGEVPEELTNFTYKAIWEHVSIEEAENVAKDVNAEIHKFKCGRGIVGALAAIGHPLNVFTYELLAYRKRELWGTPRKVNGESVFEMDKKFYPFTYDNVDWEKRSVLITPHGKDPVLVGIRGIDENKVLLAFESLVFEEPIEFYQVFKTNQNTDDHLRFKRIKDLKNYDSVMIRAKVVRSYWEKGRHVFIKVSDGTGELRVAAYEPTKGFRRYVRMLIEGDEIIAAGGVKEFEGELTLNLEKFYPVKLAKKIEYRKPKCPKCGGTMKSKGDYLKCKKCGYKMPKQLIPVEVPRKLEKKIYEVPPDARRHLSRPLVLPLGEEKILEGINL; encoded by the coding sequence ATGATGCTTCACATAGGAATTGACGATACTGACTCACCAAATGGCATGTGCACAACTTATCTTGGAGCTTTGCTCTATAGAGAAATCTCAAGGTTAGCGGAGCCTTTAGATTTGCCGAAGCTGATTAGGCTGAATCCTAACGTTCCCTATAAGACGAGGGGGAATGGTGCAGTTGCAATGAGCTTTGAAGCTAATGAAGAAGATGTTCCAAAAATTAAGAGACTTGTCCTCGAGATGGTTGAAAAATTGGCTGATTTAACTCATGAGAACACGAATCCAGGTGTGGTGTTCTTAGAAGGTGAAGTTCCTGAAGAACTCACTAACTTCACGTACAAAGCTATTTGGGAACACGTAAGTATTGAAGAGGCAGAGAACGTCGCTAAAGATGTTAATGCTGAAATTCACAAGTTCAAGTGTGGGAGGGGAATTGTTGGCGCTTTAGCTGCCATTGGGCATCCTTTAAATGTCTTCACCTATGAGCTTTTAGCTTACCGTAAAAGAGAGCTTTGGGGAACTCCGAGAAAAGTTAATGGAGAGAGCGTTTTCGAGATGGATAAAAAGTTCTACCCGTTCACCTACGACAACGTTGATTGGGAAAAGCGCTCTGTTTTGATAACACCTCACGGTAAAGATCCAGTTTTAGTTGGAATTAGGGGGATTGATGAGAATAAAGTTTTGTTGGCATTTGAGAGTCTAGTTTTTGAAGAGCCCATTGAATTCTATCAAGTCTTCAAAACAAATCAGAACACTGACGACCATTTGAGGTTTAAGCGCATTAAGGACTTGAAAAATTATGACAGCGTGATGATTAGAGCCAAGGTTGTAAGGAGCTATTGGGAAAAGGGGAGGCATGTTTTCATCAAGGTGAGCGATGGGACTGGAGAATTGAGGGTTGCAGCATACGAGCCGACTAAGGGATTTAGGAGATACGTGAGAATGCTGATTGAAGGGGACGAGATTATAGCGGCTGGAGGAGTCAAGGAGTTTGAAGGTGAGCTAACGCTCAACTTGGAGAAGTTTTATCCAGTAAAGTTAGCAAAGAAAATAGAGTATAGAAAGCCCAAGTGTCCAAAATGTGGCGGAACGATGAAGAGCAAGGGAGATTACTTGAAGTGCAAAAAGTGCGGTTATAAAATGCCAAAGCAATTGATTCCGGTTGAAGTGCCAAGAAAGCTAGAGAAGAAAATCTATGAGGTACCGCCAGATGCAAGGAGGCATTTATCGAGGCCTTTAGTGTTACCGCTTGGGGAGGAAAAGATTTTGGAAGGTATTAATCTGTAA
- a CDS encoding FAD-dependent oxidoreductase codes for MRFYICKEMEEPKEGRVAIIGAGPAGLSAAGYLACRGYQVEVFDKMPEGGGMIAFGIPESRIPIETVREGVKDLERLGIKFNFKTKVVYDNLRDIGDEFVERVIYLEELLEDFDAVLIATGAWRPRKLKIEGIELEGVWDALTLLYKIKLARIGYIPWDEVPEIRGKDVVIVGAGYTAVDVALEAKSLGAKKVTMIYRRGLENSYAKAEIKRLINEGVSFIEFATPARILGETGVKEVEFVKTKIVNGKVIPTDDTFKLSADIFVYALGQLPTPPIKALICANEKILRDAGIFLAGDVLAPRNIGAAIREGIRAAKEIEGWLMSKEERPRVLSIRSFLLSQRSEIWQNC; via the coding sequence ATGAGATTTTACATCTGCAAGGAAATGGAAGAACCAAAAGAAGGTAGGGTTGCAATTATTGGGGCGGGACCAGCTGGCCTTTCCGCTGCTGGCTACTTAGCTTGCAGGGGCTATCAGGTGGAAGTCTTTGACAAGATGCCAGAAGGAGGAGGCATGATTGCATTCGGGATTCCAGAATCAAGAATTCCAATAGAGACTGTGAGAGAGGGTGTTAAAGATTTGGAGAGACTTGGGATAAAGTTCAACTTCAAAACTAAGGTTGTTTATGATAATTTGAGAGATATTGGTGATGAGTTCGTTGAGAGAGTTATTTATTTGGAAGAACTGCTGGAAGATTTTGATGCTGTCTTAATAGCAACAGGAGCCTGGAGACCAAGGAAACTCAAAATTGAGGGCATTGAGCTTGAGGGGGTGTGGGATGCTCTAACGCTACTCTACAAGATAAAACTCGCAAGAATAGGTTACATCCCTTGGGATGAAGTTCCAGAGATAAGAGGTAAAGATGTTGTGATAGTTGGAGCAGGTTATACAGCAGTTGATGTTGCCTTAGAGGCGAAAAGTCTGGGGGCTAAAAAGGTGACAATGATCTACCGCAGAGGACTTGAGAACAGCTATGCAAAAGCTGAAATAAAGAGGTTAATCAACGAGGGAGTTAGTTTCATAGAGTTTGCTACTCCAGCAAGAATTCTCGGAGAAACTGGAGTTAAAGAGGTGGAATTTGTTAAAACTAAGATAGTGAATGGGAAAGTAATTCCAACAGACGACACCTTCAAGCTAAGTGCGGACATCTTTGTATATGCTCTAGGACAGCTCCCAACACCTCCAATAAAAGCGCTGATATGTGCAAATGAGAAAATTTTGAGAGATGCAGGAATATTTTTGGCTGGGGATGTTCTTGCACCAAGAAACATTGGAGCAGCAATAAGAGAAGGGATTAGAGCCGCTAAAGAGATTGAAGGGTGGCTGATGTCAAAGGAGGAAAGACCAAGAGTACTATCCATAAGGAGCTTCCTCTTATCCCAAAGATCGGAGATTTGGCAAAATTGTTGA
- a CDS encoding rhomboid family intramembrane serine protease, which produces MPKLTKERLYFVMLFTLITIIMVVLYLAPPSLQEKLALNYQGFSFSNPADWLRLYTMHFVHENFPHLLSNLITFAVIFPLLYFLAEFGNSLDSYRRLLVFVFILLPPVIALLDLFMMRRLNLSYNMGFSGIDSALIGAVPYFSANILKRKLEFNISPTNFSKFFTLIAGGLIALTYGFSIIGAPLLFMGILAITYFILIAFRESKKEKSQKLKALAVIITVFVVVVAGIWMAFPKELVGSSGIVDIFIHYLGLVSTLYFFPLIEDTMLRKPQKKDMMDNFDYKRTS; this is translated from the coding sequence TCCACCATCACTCCAAGAAAAGCTCGCTCTCAACTATCAGGGCTTCTCCTTCTCAAATCCTGCTGATTGGCTTCGCTTATACACGATGCACTTTGTCCACGAGAACTTTCCTCATCTCCTCAGCAATCTCATAACATTTGCTGTAATCTTTCCGCTACTCTACTTCTTGGCGGAATTCGGCAACAGTCTTGATTCTTATAGGAGATTACTCGTCTTTGTCTTTATACTTCTTCCTCCAGTCATAGCTCTTTTAGATCTATTTATGATGAGACGACTTAACTTAAGCTATAACATGGGCTTTTCTGGAATAGACTCAGCTTTAATAGGTGCAGTCCCCTACTTTTCGGCAAACATCTTAAAGAGGAAACTTGAGTTCAACATATCCCCTACAAACTTCTCAAAATTCTTTACACTCATTGCTGGGGGTTTGATAGCGTTAACTTATGGATTTTCCATAATTGGTGCTCCTCTACTTTTTATGGGTATCCTAGCGATTACCTATTTCATCTTAATAGCATTCAGAGAATCGAAAAAGGAAAAATCCCAAAAGCTAAAGGCCTTAGCCGTGATCATAACTGTGTTCGTTGTTGTGGTTGCGGGAATCTGGATGGCATTCCCAAAAGAATTGGTAGGTAGCTCAGGAATAGTGGACATATTTATTCACTATTTAGGGCTAGTAAGCACCCTCTACTTTTTCCCGCTGATCGAGGATACAATGCTAAGGAAACCTCAAAAGAAAGATATGATGGACAATTTTGATTATAAAAGGACATCTTAA